The following coding sequences lie in one Palaemon carinicauda isolate YSFRI2023 chromosome 7, ASM3689809v2, whole genome shotgun sequence genomic window:
- the LOC137643789 gene encoding myb/SANT-like DNA-binding domain-containing protein 4, whose amino-acid sequence MDQQGLAVDQQRISMDQKRLAVDQQRLAVDQQRLAVDQQGLAEDQHGLDVDHQGLEVNKQRLAVDQQGLAMDKQGLTVDQQGLDVDQQGLEVNKERLAVDQQGLAEDQQGLPMDQQGLAMGQQGLAEDQQGLNVD is encoded by the coding sequence ATGGACCAGCAAGGGTTAGCTGTGGACCAGCAAAGGATATCTATGGACCAGAAAAGGTTAGCTGTGGACCAGCAAAGGTTAGCTGTGGATCAGCAAAGGTTAGCTGTAGATCAGCAAGGGTTAGCTGAGGACCAGCACGGGTTAGATGTGGACCACCAAGGGTTAGAAGTGAACAAGCAAAGGTTAGCTGTGGACCAGCAAGGGTTAGCTATGGACAAGCAAGGGTTAACTGTGGATCAGCAAGGGTTAGATGTGGACCAGCAAGGGTTAGAAGTGAACAAGGAAAGGTTAGCTGTGGATCAGCAAGGGTTAGCTGAGGACCAGCAAGGGTTACCTATGGACCAGCAAGGGTTAGCTATGGGCCAACAAGGGTTAGCTGAGGACCAGCAAGGGTTAAATGTGGATTAG